ACCGATTTCATTACCTGTCAGTGGTTGAATATCTGAAGCTTCAACATCAATACAAAACTGACAGTAATAGCCATCAGCACGACGCACCAATCTAACACGTTTAATTGATTTTACAGGGTAGGTTTGAATATCCCATTTGCCCAACAATTTCAACTCACCAATACCTTTTTTATCAGTAATGGTAATACGGCGCTTGATTGGATTTAGCTTCCAGCCTGATGTCTTGTACTCAACCGAGCGATTATCACGCTGGAATCTGGGATATCCCTTTTTACCTGATACTTTCTTTTTACAATTATCGTAAAACCTTGATATTGCTAACCATGCTCTTTCGGCTGAGGATTGTACCGCCATCGAGTTTAGGTTAGCTACAAACTTAAATTCGTTGCGTAGTTCCGTTGAATACTTGTTGAGTGCGAATCTATCAATTTTTGCTTCTCTTGGCGCGTCAATCCAATATCTCAAACATTTGTTTCTAATGAATTGAGTAGTTTTAATAGCTGATTCAATGGCTAAATATTGAAGTTTTTTAGCTTTAACTTTGTACTCTAGAACTAGCAACTTAATCACCCCCTTTGTTGTTTATGTTATATGTTGATTATACCATTCTTAAGTAGAAAACCGCAATAGGTTATTTCGGAAAGGTGAACGCACCCTACAAAATAACTCAGCATTCAGCACTTTTTTTACGGGTTTGGTATGGCGACACTCTTGAGGATGGTCATCGGTCCGAGGTCTTTGACAAAATGCATTTGTTGTTGATTTCGTACCAACAGCGCACCCGCGAATCCTAATGAGTTGACCGAAATTGACTCAAATTCTTCCTGCGATCGCGGTACAATTAACATCCATTGTCGCGTAGCTAGAAGATTATAAGGAACAGACTCTAAACCCACCTTTCGTAGTAAGCTGTGATATATCTCCAGAGTGGCTGCAGCAGCGGTGAATGGGGAATTTGCCCAACTAGGATCGAGGGTGGCGAAAGCGTTTAAAAAAGGCAGTTGGGGTATAGTTGCAATTGAATTGGGAACTGTCGCAGTTGGTAGCAGCGGTGCAATAGGTATCTGTAAGCCTGATGGTGTAAGTGGTAAGGGTACAAGTTGCAGGTGTTTGTGTCGTTGACTTGCACCTGCAATTTTACCGCCATTGTAGAATGCTAAACCATCGAAATCAGCAAGACTCGCCCACATGGCCGCAAAATCTTCTAAGGTGAGTAAGCTATCCTGTTCCTCAAAAGCACGGGTAATAATCAGCAGGTGATGGTCAACAACGTTAAATTTGTTTAATATACACACATGGCTATCAGAAATATCTGCCACAAATAAATCTTCTTCATAAGGTAAAAATGGATTAAACTCTTTACCAGTTGTGGCTATTTGTTTCTCTTGCTTTTGTTTGGCTACTTTTTTACGGTTTAGGTTCGACAAAATCCGCACTAAAAAATTAACCCCACCTTGCTCAACAAACTCAAACTCTGTGGGTATTGACTGGAGCGCACCGCATCCCAAAGCATACTCTGTGCGTTCCTTGACACTATTCCATAACGTGCCAGGTTTTAGTAAAATTTTTCCCTGTACCATTTTTTATTTTGGCTGATGTGCAGAAATTAGATTTCATATCATGTCCGGGAGCTTACCCATAATACCCGCAATGTAGAGACGTTACATGTAACGTCTCTACAGAATATTTTATTACGGTCATATAACCGGACATGATATTACAGCCATTTTCAGGTAAATAGACCACGCTTTTGGGGCGCAAGGCCTTGTGCCCCTACGAAGATCTGTGGTTATTGGGTGAAAATCGCTGTAAAAAAATCAGGAATCTCAATTTTTACGAATGCATTGTTTTTATTTAAAATGCCATAATTTCATCGAAATCGGCAAACATCTCATCAAGTAAGTCTTCCATATCGTCTTCCTGCATCTGTCGCAGAATTTGTGGACCACCGAGAAATTCCTTGATGCTGGTTTTTTCTTCTCGAAAATCCTTGACAAAATCGCGAATAGCAGCAATTTTTTCAATTTCCGATTCTAGTTGATTCAACATTTGGGCAACGGGATCTATCCCGACTTTCACGGCTTTTCGACAATCGGAAACCATTGTTCCTTCTGGGGTATGTTTTACTTCCGATAGTTCCCGTTTTAATTGATTAAATTGATTTTTGAGTAATTCATTATGTTGCTCTAAGCGAGTACATTTCCTAGTTAAATCA
The Gloeotrichia echinulata CP02 DNA segment above includes these coding regions:
- a CDS encoding phosphorylase, whose protein sequence is MVQGKILLKPGTLWNSVKERTEYALGCGALQSIPTEFEFVEQGGVNFLVRILSNLNRKKVAKQKQEKQIATTGKEFNPFLPYEEDLFVADISDSHVCILNKFNVVDHHLLIITRAFEEQDSLLTLEDFAAMWASLADFDGLAFYNGGKIAGASQRHKHLQLVPLPLTPSGLQIPIAPLLPTATVPNSIATIPQLPFLNAFATLDPSWANSPFTAAAATLEIYHSLLRKVGLESVPYNLLATRQWMLIVPRSQEEFESISVNSLGFAGALLVRNQQQMHFVKDLGPMTILKSVAIPNP